The DNA segment CTCTTACAGCTAGTTTGTACAGCTGGTTTTTATggctgtaattttttttatttaataattaagtaagtattttttaataatattgtaaattttttatttttttttaaatattaaagtgtgttaaaaaaatacatgtaaaaaaatacaaaaaacattaGCGGGAGCCCCAGCAGAGCTCCTGGCAATGGGAGTAGCATCACTTTTATCGGTATGAATTAATGGAAATACATAAAAGtgatattataaattaacatggcttcatgttatttatcaaatttatcatttgaaaaattacatcaaattatattaatttgtaaaattatttttacgtaattgttttgtagttaaaatatttatcatatatatatacacacacataggATTATGACGTTCAGATTTtctgctttatatatatatatatatatataacaatggGATACAATTAGAaaaaactagttttttttttttttttttaccaatattccaaatttttttaaaaagaatgtgtGGGACTTATGATCATACACTATAGCTAggattatataaatcattatctTTTAAGAGAAAGAATACATTTATTTCTAAAAGATACAATTCTTACGAAACATACATTGAaatctttatattatataaatacacaATTATTAGCTGTTGTCATCACTTTTCTGGTACAGCAGAGTTGGGTTGGGGGCACAGAAGATTTATTACAAACCTCACACACCGGTTCAAAGGAGTTTGAACGTGGTGGTTGAGTCGAACAGCTCAGGAAGTAATTGCATACCtgctcatgcatgcatgatctcaACTGGAAAATACGGATCACATCAATGCAGCTTGTCCAGCGACTTTTCCTTTCgtaatatattaaagaattccCTTGCATGTGGTGGTGTGCATGGGTTCctccaaagaagaaaaaaaaattccttgaaTGGCCGAAGTTCCTGTGAGATCTAGGGCTAGCCGCATGTGAATGTCCCCGGCTATATTGGTAGCTCCTCCAAGTTTCAAACTACTACTTACGTACCGGtaattatattatgtaaaatatatctaataaaatatttatataatttaatttaatttaaaaaattaattttaaattttaaatcttaaacaTAGAATAACTTTTCATGTCAGATGGATCATCTTATGTACACGAGGTTTGGATTTTTAAGATCCGTTGTGCTAGATAGCTAGCTGTACTTATATAGTAATGTTATGTACAGTTGTAGAATTGTAAAcgttgtataattattttgaaaaaaagtaaggtccacaattaaaaaattaattttttttttatgtaggtcccatattaatttattttttttaaaacagctACACGCTGCTTACACAAtcataactgtaaatatcatttctcatataaatttatatctttggtattattttattagaacATGTTCTGCCCATTTTGCAGACATCATACGATATATATCTTACAACATATATGACTCATGTCTCCACACTGTCACATGTATATAAATACAGaagattattaattaattaatatatatcatgaGTGACAACCATAAggcatgtttatatatatataataaaatccaGTTTCAGagtaagagaaatattttaacggcaaataaattacttaaaagtatgataaaattttatataatacgttaatTTATCAAAAAGATTTAAcgtattagatttatttttaatatacaaatttacttttatagatAATTATAACACGATTTCTATTAAAATAgaacattaattattattttaactagaTATCTTCCCATCGCTATAGCTTAGCTGTAATTAAGGTAGCCCGTCGTACACGCTACATGCATTTGTTTCTCGATTTAACCGGTCCGGTAAGTAGGAAACAAAAGGTTTTAGGTTGTTAGCCTGTAATTACTTTTCCTGAAAGCTGTATGGTACCTTCGTGTTATAGCGTTGAATTAATGcagtaattaattaatcaaaattttatattgtaattaatattaatgtggCCGGCTATCCATTATGatcttattataataatttaaatattaatgtgCTATATAGCTAGAGatgataataattaattagaagattcTGATCCAGTACTGAATAATTAAAATGCCATGCCCGCACCACATGAAGATaagatacatatatacatgatataatgTAGGAGGATCATCACATGATTTGCCAAAATCAGTCTTATATATTGGGTGGTCGTCATCACGAtgcataaattttttaagtttaaattggaaaataataaattgtATGCCACATTCTCGTACGTACGTAGGTACATGAAAGTTAAACTTCATGTTATACATGCTAAGATCACTACTACTGATCAAtaattaggaaaaataaaaaggaattaTAGGAGCAGGCCGTTACGTTAAAATTATGCGTGTAATGAccgagaaaataaaaaaatacaattagcTAGTggcaataaaatgaaattatatatatatttttacatatatattaggtCAGCAGTATGTGTAACGTACGTTTGACTAATTGGGttaaacaagttttttataaaaataatatatttaaaaaatgattaatgaataatttaatgtataATGACAAAAAAGCAAActtgtgagatgagatgaaacttgacATTGATATAAGCTGTGGGAGAGAGGTTTGCGAATATCAAAAAAGCAATGTTTCGCTTTGTCAATAATTTTAATcaagtatttttaaattacaaaaacaTTATGAAAGGCAAATGTGTGATAGATTGAACTTGAAATGAGTAGGTAAAGAGACAGACATTAGAAATTGGGAGAGGTTCGAGTTGATAGCGAAGAGGGAATTGAAAATGTGAGAGAgaggtagaaaaaaaaaataataattatatatctaaaataagaaaataatgaatttaacataatttaaataaattaaggtGGTGTTGTTTTCACGTACGTTGGATGTGATATATATGTGTGAGACCTTTCGTGTCTCTTAAGGTAACCCTAGCTAGagattaattaattgtgttttaaaaaatcttatataTGCTCCTGATGAAATCGAaccatatatattgttttaggGGATATGTTAAAGAAGTAATTAAATACAagcatataataataattattaattgcaACTAGTCTATAACagctgtttattatatttttgttattcGCATAATAGCGATAGTGTGACCCAATCGGTCGTTTGGTTGACTGTATGTATGAATGGGTGATATGTTCAATATCAGGATCTCAATTTTTACatcagttttctttctttcacatTGTTTTCGTTCTTCATGTGCAGTACTTCGTATCTAAAGAAAGTCAAAGACGAGGTAGCACCATATATCAagcaaacaaatatatatacgtgatactgttttaaataaataaataaataagaataatactacttatcattttaattttaatttttttttatcatctcataatgtattattaaataattagatcattttttttttcttatacttGGAAAGAATGCAACTTTCcgtaaataatgataaatatatatttattattattatatatttatcattatttaaataaaaagttgataaataaaatataataaataatttttaattatttaataatacattataaaataataaaaattaagatgataaATAATCGTACTCATCAATAATACACTGCTCAGACGGCCACCACTCGTTTTGGATTGCAGAAACTTCCGAGTCCCGATCCATATCCACCCTCAACTTTATTCCAACTTGCAACTTTCAATTAATGTCTCCAAGTACTCATCAGGAAAGGGgtaagaatttttaaaaaataaaaataaaaataaaaagttattgattttcttccaatcaaaaaagaaagcatGCTTTTTAAGAGattcatctttatttatttttatttaaaagtttattgGGCTTTTAccctgtatttgtgtttttcgGCTTGACCGAAATGATTTTGGTTGTGAACAACCTGAAAACTATTTCCTTGACGTTACTGAACCGCCTTTATAATAATGCATCAAACCTCAATCCTTGTGACCGAAGCAGAAACAGATGTAAAAGGCCTGAGAGACTCATATCTgcaaattcatttttatttttttctccgcCTTTCCTTGTTTgtgtttccttcttcttctatcCGCTCGCTGTTGTTGTGTGTTGGATGATTCCTCTGAATGTGGTTTCTTGGACATGATTTTCTGTGCTTTCTGCAACTTGCTCTGTTGCCGTGGTCAAATGAGTGGTACCTATTAATTGTgatttttcccttcctttcctTGCCTTCAATTCAACTGGGTGGCCGTGGctctctttgaatttatttctaGGTGAAGAGCACCCAGGAGTTGTCAGCATCGAATCTCCTCCTAGCCTGGGATTCAAGTGGGTAGTTCTCTTCCAATTTATCGCAAGTGAAAGAGCACCATTCGTTGACTATcttatctctttcttttcaGGCTTTTTGATGCTTTCTGGGCATGAAAGGTAGAGTTTTGTGTGATTGCAGTACTTGAATTTAACGTGTTTCGTCGaattatttcttaaatatatGATCTTGGAGCTTTCCAAGCTGGGCGCTCAAAGTCAAGTTAGGAATCAAAGAGAACTGGGTTGATAGCAAACCTGAGGAGACTTTTAATTGGAAACAAAACCATATAGGGCGGGCAGTTGGATTATGGATTGTCTTCTTTGCACctcatattttattaagttttagcTGAACTTAGGACAATCCTGTTTGTCATGTCTTCTTGTCCATTTCCTTAGCTTGCTTTAGGTTTGGGGATTTCGATCCTGTCTTAAAATGTCAACGGTCGAAGGGTGTTGTTGCTCTTTCGACATCCGCCTTCCTCCTTTTCTACATCTAATTACGATACTTCTTTTTATTGGGTGGCCAATTCTATTCTTCTCACTGTACTTTTGATTTTCCCAAGCCTGTTAAGTTCTTAGAGTGGGCCATGGAAACTTGGGGCTTCTTTCGTTTCATAGGCCTTTTGTGGTTGTCTGTTCTCCTTTTTTCTGCAAAATGTTTGGCTAGCATTCAAAGTGTAGGAAAAATTCAGCCCGGCTTTCAAGCGTCTCAGATGAGATATATTGACAATAATGGGTTATTTCTCTTATCCGCCAAGAAGGAATTTGCTTTTGGCTTTGTCACTACCCCAGATGTGACATTGTTCCTGCTAGCAATCATTCACATGAGGAGTTTGAAAATAGTCTGGTCCGCAAATAGAGGTTCCCCAGTTACAAATTCTGATGATTTTGTGTTCAATGAAAAGGGTAATGTATTGTTGCAGAAAGGAAACGGTGTGGTTTGGTCAGTAGAAACTGGTGGCAAAGTAGTTACAGCAATGGAATTGCAAGACTCGGGGAATTTGGTATTGCTCGGGAATCAAAGTACATTAATCTGGCAGAGTTTTAGTCATCCCACGGATACCCTGTTATCGAACCAAGATTTTTCTGAAGGACTGAAACTTGTAAGCGATCCTAGCTCCAGTAACTTGACTTGTATTCTGGAGATCAAGTCAGGGGACATGATACTTTCTGCGGCTTTTCAAACCCCACAACCATATTGGTCTATGGGGAAGGACAGCAGAAAGACCATCAATAAAGACGGTGGTGTGGTCACCGTAGCATCTCTCAGTGCAAATTCATGGAGGTTCTATGATAAAAACAAGGTCTTACTGTGGCAGTTTATTTTTTCGGACGACACTGACACCAATGCCACTTGGATTGCAGTCTTAGGAAATGATGGCTTCATCTCTTTTTACAATCTCCAAGATGGACAATCGAGTGTTGCTTCACCAACAAAAATACCAAGCAACCTATGCAGCAACCCGGAACCTTGTGGTGCATACTATATATGTTTCAGCGGCAAAACGTGCCGATGCCCTTCGGTTCTTGCCTCTTCTTCAAATTGCAACAGCGGGATTGTCTCTCCATGTGGTCGCTCGAGGGTTTCTACAGAGCTCGTAAATGCTGGGGATGGGCTTAACTACTTTGCACTTGGGTTCCTTCCGCCCTCTTCTAAATCTGATTTGAACGGTTGCAAAGCGTCCTGTGCTGGTAACTGCTCATGCCTTGCTTTGTTCTTCCAGAACAGCACGGGAGATTGCTATCTGTTTGACCGGATAGGTAGCTTCCAACACTCTGATAAGGGCTCTGACTTCGTCTCATTGATTAAGGTCTTGAGTGATGGAGGGAGTGATTCAAATACTGGAAAAGATGGAAGCAGCCAAAAGCGCTTTCCATATGTTGTAATTATAGCTATTGCAACAATACTCGTCATGGTTGGCCTGCTTTATGTAGGATTTCGATTctacaggaaaaataaaagaatcccTGAATCTCCTCGCGAGACCTCTGAGGAGGATAATTTCTTGGAGACCTTATCTGGGATGCCAATTCGTTTTAGTTACAGAGATCTTCAAACTGCAACTAATAACTTCTCAGTGAAGCTTGGGCAAGGAGGTTTTGGCTCTGTCTACCAAGGGGCTCTCCCTGACGGAACTCAACTGGCTGTGAAGAAGTTAGAAGGCATTGGACAAGGGAAGAAGGAGTTCCGAGCAGAAGTTAGCATCATTGGCAGCATCCATCATCACCACTTGGTCAGGATTAAGGGGTTCTGTGCTGAAGGAACTCATCGGCTTCTTGCTTATGAGTACATGGCAAATGGGTCTTTAGATAAATGGATATTCAGGAAAAACAGGGATGAGTTCCTGTTGGATTGGGACACCAGATTCAATATTGCGTTGGGAACAGCAAAAGGACTAGCTTACCTCCATGAAGATTGCGACAACAAGATTGTACACTGCGATATAAAACCTGAAAATGTGCTTCTTGACGATAAATACCTCGCCAAAGTCTCAGATTTTGGTTTAGCTAAGCTAATGACTCGAGAACAAAGCCACGTTTTCACAACCTTAAGGGGCACCAGGGGGTACCTTGCACCGGAGTGGATAACAAACTATGCTATATCAGAGAAGAGTGACGTGTATAGCTATGGGATGGTATTGTTGGAGATCATTGGTGGAAGAAAAAACTTCGATCCAGCAGAAACTTCGGAGAAATCTCATTTCCCATCCTATGCTTTTAAGATGCTGGAAGAAGGGAAACTGAGAGACATCCTCGATTCACAGCTGATAATTGATGAAAACGATGAGAGAGTGTTTACTGCCATTAAGGTTGCATTGTGGTGCGTACAGGAAGACATGAATCTAAGGCCATCAATGACCAAAGTCGTTCAAATGCTTGAAGGTCTCTGTGCTGTTCGTCAGCCTCCAACTTCCTCTCCACTGGGTTCTCGCCTATATTCAAATTTCTTCAGATCAATCAGCGAGGAAGGCACTTCCTCAGGACCATCTGACTGCAACAGCGATGCCTACCTTTCAGCTGTGCGGCTTTCTGGCCCAAGATAACAGTaactgaagtttttttttttttttttttgggggggggggggggggggaggtgtTTAACAGCATCCGAGCCTTCGTGGACACCTAGAGTTTCCATGTTTTATGTTCCTGTATATTTGTCAGAACAATCAAATTTTGTAATAATAGTCATTGCTTGAGCTTTCTCACTTGTTCATGCGCTCTTCTTGTAGAAAAAGAATGATTATATTCAATAGTGCAAAATTCCAGAGATTTTATCCCATTTTCCCATTTCAAAAGTTTAAGTGCATTTGAGAAGACGTGATCTCAAGTTGTCTGATAGggataaaatcatatttttagattgCATTTATATCATGTCAAATTAtgaatatttgattttataaataaactcAAACTTAACTTGTTAAATTAAACATGTCAATTTTCAAATCATAATCTAATCCATTTAGATAACGCTCATTTTGatccatttaataattaattagaaatatgttaATGTGATATAACTCATTTAAacctatttattttatgtaaatgggttgaactaAAGTACATAACTCATTTGACCTGAATagcataatttcatataaaagttaaaatatatttattaataaatacaatatcttaaaaaattttaaaaatatgtatcaatatttttcaaattttaacatataataaaactaatattacaaaccttacaataacaaatatgagtatatgtccaaaattataatctcaataataaaactaataaaaatataaacatattaagaaataccaatattacaacttaacaataataaaaatttaattttaaaataaattctaaacggATCAAAACGGATTAATTTCGTGTTAAGCAGATTGACCTATTATTGACCCGTTTATAAATCGTATCTTAACAGAACAACCTGTTTTGACCGAAACttattaacattaaattcaAACATGCTAATTTTGTATCgtgtttatattaaatttacaaatcgtgtcatatattactatattattttatattaaattcacAAATCGTGTCATATACTGCTATATTACCACCCCTAAGCTGCCATGTCAATCCCCCATCCACAAATTAAGTAAAAGGACCGAGAAGAATTTATGCACCGGAAATGCATTTGTGATGTACACCTCAAAGAGGTTTTAGCCACAAACCCAGTCAAAGGGAATAGAACGCATTTTCCATGTGCCATCCTTCAGGTAACTTTTGAAAAGATACATGTTCTTGGAGTTTAATAATAATTAGCTTATTTTGGTGGGTTTAACGTTGTATCAAAAGTGGACTTTTCCAAGGGGGTGGCAGAGACATAATACGATTGTGCCGACTTTCTCCCctttttcaaaaacatttccATGCTGTCATTTTTACAATTGATATCCTAAATTTCTGTTTGAATATTAATCCACAACTTTTAGATCACACCGTTTGTAAGATTATAGCTTTAAATTGAATGGGTCAGTGCATTTTCTATACCTCTAGGAAATTTCCAGCTTCTAAAACTAGGGTTGTGCAGACTATGACCAGCAAATCcaacttttttatataagatatttCTCAGTCACAAGTaaggattattaataaaattgagaggCTGtcatcttcttaaaaaaaagcaGATCCAACATGCCCATCCGAACAGATGTGAATGGGCCGAGGATTTTCACTTCTAAATTGGCATTAATATGAATGGTATAGAGTGACGTAAATTAGCAAGTTTTGATTGTTGATCGGTTTTACCTCACTTTCTTGGATTGACCTAACTTCCGGTTGTCTCCGAGGTTGCCTGAATATGATTTTGCCAAAGAAATGATTGAAGTACTACGTACGTACCCTTTGAACAATTGGAAGTAGCTACATGCATGATTACCCGTTGATCTATGGAAAACACCGAAAAATACATGGCTGTCGATATCAACCCCTCCCCATCTAACTCGGAACCCATCCTTCAAAGAAATACC comes from the Carya illinoinensis cultivar Pawnee chromosome 8, C.illinoinensisPawnee_v1, whole genome shotgun sequence genome and includes:
- the LOC122318937 gene encoding G-type lectin S-receptor-like serine/threonine-protein kinase SD2-5, translated to METWGFFRFIGLLWLSVLLFSAKCLASIQSVGKIQPGFQASQMRYIDNNGLFLLSAKKEFAFGFVTTPDVTLFLLAIIHMRSLKIVWSANRGSPVTNSDDFVFNEKGNVLLQKGNGVVWSVETGGKVVTAMELQDSGNLVLLGNQSTLIWQSFSHPTDTLLSNQDFSEGLKLVSDPSSSNLTCILEIKSGDMILSAAFQTPQPYWSMGKDSRKTINKDGGVVTVASLSANSWRFYDKNKVLLWQFIFSDDTDTNATWIAVLGNDGFISFYNLQDGQSSVASPTKIPSNLCSNPEPCGAYYICFSGKTCRCPSVLASSSNCNSGIVSPCGRSRVSTELVNAGDGLNYFALGFLPPSSKSDLNGCKASCAGNCSCLALFFQNSTGDCYLFDRIGSFQHSDKGSDFVSLIKVLSDGGSDSNTGKDGSSQKRFPYVVIIAIATILVMVGLLYVGFRFYRKNKRIPESPRETSEEDNFLETLSGMPIRFSYRDLQTATNNFSVKLGQGGFGSVYQGALPDGTQLAVKKLEGIGQGKKEFRAEVSIIGSIHHHHLVRIKGFCAEGTHRLLAYEYMANGSLDKWIFRKNRDEFLLDWDTRFNIALGTAKGLAYLHEDCDNKIVHCDIKPENVLLDDKYLAKVSDFGLAKLMTREQSHVFTTLRGTRGYLAPEWITNYAISEKSDVYSYGMVLLEIIGGRKNFDPAETSEKSHFPSYAFKMLEEGKLRDILDSQLIIDENDERVFTAIKVALWCVQEDMNLRPSMTKVVQMLEGLCAVRQPPTSSPLGSRLYSNFFRSISEEGTSSGPSDCNSDAYLSAVRLSGPR